acgaagtcatcttttgcaccgtgcacagtgcatgcaccaggcgcttgcaccctgagaggccctgatctagaggttggttgcctagttgtacttcctcttaaaataataatcaccaccaccaccaacgttactaacgtcgctcatacctcagtcactttcatattgtcaaagccaaggatgagactgagacagatcaatgaaagcagcACATTTGTTCTAGctcttaccagaagacatagtacgctgtaaacactaggtctcgctagTAAAAGCACTcttttttgatgtaggctgagagaATTTCAGGACCATATGGCTCTTCAGAAgcggaagtctcgtttctaaatgttcgactttctgacggggaattgaacccacgtccttgagcagaccccttggtgctattcgacaggagtaggcttgtgccggcaccgggtttcactttcTCCCTTCCTACTGACATATACTGTataatgccattcatttcatctaattagttcctctgatgaggttgacgtcaagaagggcatctggtcttaaaagctcgctacgaagatGCATACCCGACTCcgcagagaaacggaacaagggttgtacatacatacatacatacatacatacatacatacatacatacatacatacatacatacatacatacatacatacatacatacatacatacatacataataaaaATAACGCGGAGATTTGATAGATACCAAAAATACAATACAAAAAGTTGatcaatatataaaaaataaattatcatGAAAAACTGTTAAGTATACATTACTTCAGTTTTCCATGGTATAGGCTATTCAAGCACGCAGGAAGGAATTGTTCACGAAAGTGAAATACATATTCTATAGTATTTTTGCCTTtcctgtaaaaagaaaaaagaaagcggTAGATTCAACAGCGAATGCTCAGCAATACACGATAAATTAACTGCCATATTTTCAACACAAGCTCTTAAATTCTCTTATTTCAGCTGAGTATTATTTTATCTCAGGAAATCACAATTGTTATCTTCAGTAGCTCTTTCACACCAGTTACAAGAAATAATCCAAATCAGTTCAGTTATACCAATGCAATATGCAacaataaatctttttttttttttaatccgttACTGCCAGAGCAAGGAGTATGTGTGGTATGAGTTCTTCTGAGAGACTCACATGTACTTCTGTTTTCACCTCTGGTAGCAAATCTATTTAAGTGAGGGTTTCTTGGTTCAACTGTTGTGATTCCTAGTTCTCCCATGCCTTCTCTGTCTATAATTATGTTGTGTAATAAGCATGTACATTTTACAATCTGTTCCGCTCGCTCGGGGGTTACTTCCAACGCCTTCTGAAGAATTCGCCATTTATTACTCAGTATGCCGAAAGCACACTCTACCACTTGTCTTGCATGTGACAAACGCTTGTTAAAAATTTCTTCTTCAGGTCCTAGGCTCCTCTGAGGGTAAGGACGCATCAAATACGTCCTCAATGGATAACCTTCATCCCCAACTAAAACATGCGATGCACGTAATTCAGAGCCAGGTAATTCTTTCTCACAATTCACTTTAAGTGCACCACGTTCCAGCTGTTTGGCTAAGTTGGAGTAGCCAAAGATGCCACTGTCACTCTGCTTTCCGTAGGCTCCAACATCGATGCAAATGAATCTATAGTCTGCTCCTACCACTCCTTGCAATACGATAGAGAAGTACTTCTTATAATTGAAGTACATACTACCAGACTGTTTTGGGCATTTGATTCGAATATGTTTTCCGTCTATGCTGCCGATGCAATTTGGAAATCTCCATTTCCTCCAAAATTCGGCAGCTATGTTATCGACTTGTTCTTCAGAAGGGAATGGCATATGGTCATTGTGTAATGCTTCCCATATCGCACTGCACGTTTCGTGAATAATTCTTCCAACGGTTACATCTGACAATCGAAAAGAATAACCCAAAGTCTTGAAAGATGAACCAGTTGCTAGGTACCTGAAAATAAAGTTCTTATTGTAATTTTAATAACTTCTTATACAGTACTATGCATTTAGTGGAATTTTcgaatatatattaatttaaacatttttttctgtTTCAGTTGAGGACATTAAAAAGAGGTGGAGGGGACTCAGGGACACATTCAGAAAGGAACTAAAGAAATATAATGACAAGAGATCTGGAAGTGGAGGGGATACTATAAATGAACCGAAGTGGCCTTTCTTCAACCAACTATGTTTTTTGTCAGACACTATTAGACCCCGAAATATGTCCAGTAGTGTACCTGATGTTTCTGAAGATACAGGTAGTAATGAGGTGGACGCTGAAGGTACCGAGTTTGAGACTGATTCTACTGCGGCATTATTCACTCCACACTCCGTGGAAAATATTGCAGGTCCTTctcaaaataatgatgatgatgatgatgatgttcagcAGGTACATAAACAACGGAATAAACCCTTCAAAAGCCCTCTAAAAAGGGGAAAGAAAAGAATAAATTATGACGACAAACTGCTGGAAATAGAAACAAAGAAGTTAAGTTATTTTGAACAGAGCTCAAAACTGAAACAAGACAGCGACTATCAGTTTCTAGTGAGTCTATTACCATCTTTACAGGATGTACCTCCAGAAAGAAAGTTGCATGTTCGCATGAAACTGATGAATGTGCTAGTTGAAGAACAGGAAGAGCGAAACCGTAGTGTGGTGGCTATGCGTAATATTTCACCTGTATCATCTGAATCATCTGTTGGTTCTAACAGTGCTGCTATGTATTTTAGTCATTATTGTCCTTAATGATTGTAAAGTAAACTCGATGTATGTCAATATTTAATACCTCATAAATCATTGCCTCCAATcttcaaattaaattaaatctagatgaagtttctcatttcagataaatgCTATCATTCTGTGACTTGACAACAAAACTTCACACATACTCCGATTGCCCTGGCCACTCGAGCCAAGCTTTATCGCACTGATGACAGAGAGTCATTTCCGCTATTTATGTTACGTCTCGCTGTTGCAAAAACATACTCAATCCCTTTACTTGGTTGCGAATCATGaaaggaatgttaaaatgggaaaaaatAGAAGTGGAGATAATTCCCAAATCTCCCCTTTAATATGAGCATTTGCTTACCTCAAAGTTACAGCTAGACGTTGTTCAGGTGAAATGGTTTCTCGAAAGTTACTGTACTTCTTCAACCGATCTTGTACTTTGTTTAATATATATCGAAATGTATCACATGTCATTCGAACATAACCAAAGTACTGTTTTTCGTCATTTTCAAGATCAGCCCATATATGTGAAAATTCACCAAACATTTGCCTTTTCGATAACATATCATTTACCCACTCCCGTTTCCTTTTCTGAGCTCTTCTTCTCGCTAGCAGAGGTGTATCTAATGCATAGAGATCACACAAATCTTCAGTAGACGCCATCTTCTCACACATACACCTACTAAGTAACTCTCCCGTATACGCAGCCAAAGGACGATAGAGTACGCACGATTTCGGACGAACAGACTTCGCAAAGATTCGTCCGAACTCGCAgttcgcaggtttccgcttccagtggacgagaagcCAAAGGACGATAGAGTACGCACGATTTCGGACGAACAGACTTCGCAAAGATTCGTCCGAACTCGCAgttcgcaggtttccgcttccagtggacgagaagcCTTACCCAGCGTTGCCAACAAGTAGGTATCAATTCCCCAAAACCTAGTACTCTAAATTTACCAAAGATTTTTTCCCCGTCCAGTTGTTGATTGAAAGGCTGAGGTAGAAAGCCCTTATTTCCTAAAATATAGCCAAGGTATCTCAAACTTCTTCAGATGGTAGCAGTTACATCTCGTTTGTAACACTAAGTACAAATCTCGTGAATACTACCAATCCCCAATCTATTGTCATTAGCTTGATCCAATATCGTATGCAggcttttaatttcaaaaataataatacagttcGACAGGCTTTCTTGGTCATGGTCCATTTTTTTTGTTCCATACAGAGACACTGGTAAAATAAGTATTGTAAATTATAAATTTCGTGTTTCTAGCCCACAGTTTTGGACATAAGATACCCGCAAAGTAACATCTAGAGTATTTGCATTTGTGGTTCTTgatttttacttcttcttcttcttcttcttctaaaatgTCTTAATTAATTTTCACTCCTCAATATTTAATTCCGAAACTCTTGGCTTGTTCACAGTTGCACAGGTCCTGGTAGTGTGTAAACATTTGTTTTTTGTTCTTTGATGTTAAGTTTCATGCTCCTTTTCGCATTAATTAGTATACCGTATCTACCAAACATACGAGCTTCTCTTCttcgccgagctgagtggttcagacggttgaggcgcaggccttctgaccccaacttggcaggttcgatcctggctcagtccggtgatatttgaaggcgttgaaatacgacagcctcgtgtcggtagatttactggcacgaaacgaactcctgctggactaaattccgccacctcggcgtctccgagaaccgtaaaagtagttagtgggacgtaaagcaaataacatgatgatgatgacgatgatgatgagctTCTCTTCACTATCGGCGAATGAGGCAATTTCATCAGCATATGCACTGGTGTGTGTGTGTTGACAATGGTTGTTGATACGATCCTTGTAACCTTGGACTTGTAATGCTTACAAACTCTCTTATCGCTCGAACGAATTCGAATACAAACAAAAACAGGCAACTATCGAGAGGATTCAAAGAGATTGATATTGTTACGAAAGATTATTCTATTTTTAGAATATACCGCACTTATATATACTTAGAATCTGTCCCGTACAGTTCGAACTTATGTGTTATATGGTGTTGGTCAGTTCTTTGAAAAACTCAAAATTTGTTAACTAATGTAAGTAAAAATTCAGTATTTCATTTTATTGCTGTGTTTGTAATCAACAAACATTTAATTACGTATTCCTTgattggttttacgacccactaactacttgtacggttttcggagacgccgatgtgccggaatgttgttccacaggagttctttaacgcgccagtaaatctaccgacacgaggctgatgtatttgagcaactgcaagtaccaccggagtgagccaagatcgaacccgccaactcgagcttaggtcagcgctctaccacctgaaatttgctttacgtcgcactgacacagtcttatagcgacgatgggacaggaaagggctaggagtgggaaggaagcagccgtggccttaattgaggtacagacccagcatttgcctggtgtgaaaatgggaaaccacggaaaaccatcttcagggctgccgacagtggggttcgaagccattatctcccgaatactggatactgggtgcacttaagcgactgcaactatcgggCTCGGTCACCACCTGAACTAACCAGTCAGGTAAATTACGTATTTTGACGACTaggctaataataacaataattcaggGTTCTATATGATATTCAAAATACTGTTTCAACATCAGCTATTTGGTATTTTTACTGGTCTTCTTCTGTTATTTTTTGCCACTTTTCAATTTTAgattactttttcggtttttggataAAAATTCATTCAAGTTACTTTGGGAGCTTTTGAGGGCATTCTTTTCAGTTTACCATATTTGAGAATTTTACTTCGTTGGCTTTCTGTGAAATTTAGAACTTCTTTGTTGAGGAGTTTCACTAAAATTATGGAATAATTGAATGTGAATATAAGAaacacccctggaggcccgggttcgattccaggctcagccacgaaatttgaaaaagtggtaggagggctggaacggggtccacttgggagttcaactgagtgaggtgggttcgattcccacctcaatcatcctggaagtggttttgcgtggtttcccacttctcctccaggcaaatgccgggttggtacctaacttaaggccacggccgcttccttccttccttccttccttccttccttccttccttccttccttccttgtatatcccttccaatcttctcatcccccccgcaaggcccctgatcagcatagcaggtgaggccgcctgggtgaggtactgctcatcctccccagttgtattccccgacccagagtctgaagctccaggacactgcccttgaggtggtagagatgggatcccctgctgagtccgagggaaaaaccgaccctggagggtaaacagataaagtagaagaagaagaagtatataaGAAATCATTATACACAGGAAaattaagcccgcctggtggccgtgatcgttaaggcgttgaagtctaaacagtctgacaccatggttagctggttcgagttccgttggtcgaaacaattttcaccatcagaatgttggccggtagggtacaggaggtggtggtatacaatttctaatcactagattgcgtgccaaaagcctggattaaattctaaacctctccgcagtgttcatatggattgagggcGTATGACACGTTTGATGGTAATTCGCCTGTGGGATGGAGACCTTAAGCCttggcagaccccttggtgctattcgagaggagtaggctatgttgttgGACATACAAAACATTATACACAGGACTACTCAGTCCGAAggttgattggatcctcaacagctccgctatcagtTGACATGGATGGCCTACACATACACGGGAAATGATGAGAGAGGTTGATCTTGCTTTCCGAGATCATGTTGTGACCACTCGCTTATAATCTAACCTAATCTTTTCAGGGTGGTCGTAGCGTAATGAGCTCTTTGTAAGGGCATATTCCTTGTTGTGGTCAGTTTTAATGCACGACCTTCCCAACTctcgtagactctgaccacaacttagtGGCCATGAAAttgaaaaactttgaaaaagaatgTAAAGTAATGGGATCTAGACAGGATGAAGGAAAAGAGagagagggattgtttcaagaactaAATAAAAAGACTGTAGGAAATTGTGAACAGTCATGAAGGaagagatcagtaaggctgctgaagaagaTTAGGAACAAGGCAAGATCaagtaagaccgagctcgatagctgcagtcgcttaagtgcggccagtatccagtaatcgggaggtagtgggttcgagccccactgtcggcagccctgaaattggtgttccgtggtttcccattttcacaccaggcaaatgctggggctgtaccttaattaaggccacggctgcttccttccacttcctaggcctttcctatcccatcgtcgccataagacctatctgtgtcggtgcgacgtaaagcaaatagcaaaaaaaaaaagatgaagtaagaatcagtggataactgaggatatactagacctgatcgatgaacagcgaaagtacaagaatgcagaaCAGAAAATAATACAAGCGATTAAACAATGAAGCTGAACGAAGAACGGCTGAAAGAAAAATGTAAGGAcgttgaaggctgtatggttgtaggaaaggtagatgctgcagaTGGGAAAATCAAGGAGACCTTTTTGAGAAAGGAAAATaaagcgtatgaatattaagaactcagttggaaaaccatttccagggaaagaagacaaagcagaaagatggccggaacatattcaacaactgtatcaagggaaagaatcAGATGACACGGCTCTGCAACAAGACGAGGCTACtgattctgatgaaatgggagacccaatgtttacgtcagaattcgacagagctttgggaaacctaaataggaacaaggcacctgattTTGATGAcacaccctcagaattactgacagccttaggagaaaccgggatggtgaggttatttcatttagtgtgtgaCATGCATGAAACCGGAGAAGTGTCATCTGACTCTAGACATAATGTTCTTATACTTACTTTCAAGAAAggaggtgctgacaagtgtgaaaactactgcaccctTAGTTCAGTATTTCGTATTtgcaaaatttttacacgtattatttgcattagaatggaaagacaagttgaagctgagttgggagaacagtttggcttcagaagaaatgcagaaACGCGTGAAGCAaccctgattttacgtctgatcttagaggatcgaaacaaggacaatcccacgtacatggcattcgtagatctagaaaaggcattcaataatattgattggatcaagctatatgacattctgaaagtgatcgggatcagataccaagaaagattatctacaatttgtaaaaaaaaaaaatcagtctgttACTAAAAAGAAGCAGCAGTCTATAAGGGAATGAGGAAAAgctacagtttgtcccctcttctttggAATATtatgtagaacaggcggtaaaggtaATCAAAGAGGAATAAGGAAAAGGAATCACAAACCAAAGAGAGGAactcaaaactctgagatttgccgatgatattatttcaTCAGTCTGCAGAACATCCGAATAAATTGCTGATCgggaatggtatggacagtcttggaaaaggagtacaagatgaaaataccgAGTGTAAATCCAAAACACAGGTAATGGACTACAGTCGAACGAAATTAGATAATGCAGGAAATATAAGATTAGGAATTAAGTCgtaaacgaagtagatgaatattgtcacttcGATAGAAGTAAGGTGAACGtaaaatgcagacttgcacaagcaaggaagacctttcttaaggaaagatatttgctcacttcgataattgatatactgtatatgttagaaagatgtttttaaagactttcttcTGAATAGttgaattgtatggaagtgaaaggaaGGCAATAACTAGCTCATGAAGAAAgcgaatacaagcttttgaaatgaggtgttacagaagaatgatgatggagagatgggcagatcgaatcacgaatgaagagatactgaatggaattcgtgaaaggagaacgatttgtcgaaatttgaccagaagaagagaatgataggacatattttaagGCACCCAGGATGTGTTCAGTTAGTATTTTAGggaattgtaggcggtaagaacggtaagaaTAGAACAATAACATTCCTTgttgaattttaatttaatttaacccAACATTCAAACTTAAAACCTGTTGCGTAACAGCCGATTAAAAAATAGGGGCCTGACCTGCCAAGAGGACTGCTGCCCAGCCACATGGCTGGAGTTCCGCGTGATCAGCGTCACGTCATCCTCTGCTTTATATGGCCACATAAAGAATCACAGTGGGCTAGGTATTTTGTTTAGAATATTATATGGATGTTTATCCCtattttgtccgcctccgtagcgtaacgtttagaattcgttagctgccgttctcgggggctcgggttcgattcccggtactgcctaaCATTTAAGAATtgcatgagggctggtatgtggttgaaatggcacatgcagctcacctccaatagggggTGTGTCTTAAAAGAGCTAcgccacctcggaatgaggacacgagttcatttTACCCCTATTTTGAACAGCTCGTCGCCACAGTTCTTGAAAAAACTTTAGGTAGAAAATATAGTTTGATAGTTGAGACCAGGCAAATTATAACGAACATGAATAACCACTTTAAAGAATACAAAAATAAGTTACAACTTTGCGAAAATCAGTTGGAAAAAGAAGACTTAATGCACTAGTGAATTTGCTTAACCTAAAAAAGTACGCCATAAATGGATGTCAGAAGAATGAATTTGAAAAATACGGTTTTGCAATTGTAAGTGTTTCGAAGATAAGTTTTCTGCTTGTTTACCAACTGACATAGAAAACGTGCCAGGTCATGGCTTTATTTGTAGCGAAGTTGGTGCTGAAGTCCCTCTCTTGCACTTTAACACTGTAAAATATAAATATCCATATtgcaaataaaaataatctataccGTTATGTTTTTGTCTCGATACTCCGACACtctcattcttgaaataaaatattaaaatacacattttttaaataGGTATTTTAAGTTACCCCTTCAATATCTGTACaaatgtaaattaaattaaaatatattgtggTGTGTAGTTCTAATTAGTAGTTAATCATCTTTCCATAAATCAAATTTTATAAAAGTAttcgaaaatatttaaaatttaatggcAGTAACTTAACAGTGTAATAAGTTTTTGTTAAAAAATACAAGCATCCTCACTCTGTAGGGATAGAGCCTACTTCTTTTTCTGTCACGTCTGGGCCCTGTTGTGCTAGTCTCTCTCAGAAAATATtgttgctattgttattattattattattatttaatctccaaagtgctgtgaaccctattttaccataaggtatgtgaGGGTGTAGTTGATACAACATATACAGTTTCTCTGgtaaaattcaatacataaaccGTAAAATAGatatgaacagaaatggaaagataaaagtatgatatgTACAATCCTTCACATTatagtactaatatttaaaataccagatcataatatatacaatacatatgttaaatagctaataagcagacaatatcaaattatatgtgtttgaatacataatcaataaattgagaaaattgaaaagaggagcattttttataaaatatgaattttagTGGTTTTTCGatatagcaactgcaagttaacaaatgcatcgtaagttcaaaacgtgctctctcaaaatcaggacagttgaacagaatgtgttcaacagtttgaatgtcttcagtgcggAAGCActgtgagccattttgtgttggaattttgaattgcTCGAAGTAAGCATTAAATTTACCATGACCTAAAAGCACTtgagttaaataaaagttacacactatatatttacatcccagcctaccATACTCATTTGGAAAAACAAGTCTTTGGTTACTAAGCCATGTTTGCTTGCTAACTAGAGTTCATTTCACGCTAGTTTACGTGCTTTGGACACTTTGTGTTTGTTTTccaataataataaacacttgaAACGGGGGATTACAGATTTGGTGATGTGATTTAATCTTCAGAAATGTTAAATGGAAATGAATTTGTTGTCATTCCCTTGCATAATGCTGCCGCACATGCACCATATACCATGCAATTTTTCTGGCTCCGAAGAATGGGTaatctgaaatttaaaaaattttaaaatatctttaCTATTTTTGACGAATATTTAAGTGCAACCTACAATTTCACGAAATATTTTAATACACAGCATATTAAAATGGAGTTAGAAACTTTCCTCTTCAGATCTAGATTCAAGACCCTCCTGCAGATAGAAAGTTGCAGCAGTTTGTGTGTAACATCAGTGAAAGCACTCGATCTACGAAAAACTCATCCTTTTAAGCGGGGGTCCAACAGCGTTGCGATGGAACATATTTCGTTCCCTTCAGGGTCTTTACGAGTATACCATAGATTAATTGCATCCAGCAATGACTGTGTTACTGTCACAATTCCTGGATCCACTGTGTGGTGGCTTCTGAAGATGAGTTATGACACCGTTCACAATGGGGGATTGTCTCGGACGCTGTTACTGTAGAACAACTTAGGGCGAGGCTCTCCTCTGTTGTTGAAGTCTATTAAGCAAATGAAGAGTTGAGTTCCATCGTGTAGGTTCATCTTGAACCAGTCCCTGTTTGTGGTAGAGACATGTGTTTCTGTGCAGCTTTGAGAACCTTTGTGGATTTTGAGGTATGTTTGAAACTTCCTACAAATTTTCTACATAAAACAATGAGATTCTCGATATTCTTTGAACTGAAAAGCCCCTCCTTCAGAGCAAGTTGTAATATATGAGACACACATGGCAAATTGAGAAATTTTCCCGAAGTCATGGCACCTAGTACACTACGACCGTTGTCATGAATCACAGCCACTATTTTATTCATTAAACCCCAAGTTCCTAATGTCTTCTTCaagaaatttgcaatattttcactTCTTCAAACGATATCACTTCAAAACATATATGCTGAATTTTATAGTCCTGGTCTACATAGTAAACGGTGATACTTAGCTAGTCGTCGGTTGCTGTTGATGTCCACAAATCTGTCGTCACAGCTACTGTATGTTACCTGCATTTCGGATCTCATCTTTAATTTTTGATGCAGACCTGGGAGGATGTCATTTTATATGTGCTTACGAGTAGGCATAGTAATTCTAGGTCCTGAGTCAACTGCTTCAATTCTTTACCTTCTACAGTGGCAAATGGCTGGTTGTCTTAGGATATCATGTACGGTAAGCTATTTTCCTGGTAATTACCctcgatcaccgggcgagttggccgtgcgcgtagaggcgcgcggctgtgagcttgcatccgggagatagtaggttcgaatcccactatcggcagccctgaagatggttttccgtggtttcccattttcacaccaggcaaatgctggggctgtaccttaattaaggccacggacgcttccttccaactcctaggcctttcctatcccatcgtcgccataagacctatctgtgtcggtgcgacgtaaagcccctagcaagaagaagaagaattaccctCGATCAATTATTTCCCGGTTCAGATATGGATTTACCGTCCAGAAAATGTGTGAAAGTAGGCTGGCTAGTATTTGAGTACTGTTATGATGTTCATGACTACGATAACGAGGACAATGACTTCGAAATGGAATGAACGGTCACAGGCTCTTCCATAGTCATTTCTTCACTTGTTACACTTCCACTGTTTCTATATTTTTGTTTGTTGGGATGTTGATGTTCAGTAAAAATTCCTCCTCGCGAAAAACTCTTTTCGCAAATGCGGCAAATGGCATGGTTATCGCTCACCGGATCCAATTGGAAATAGTTCTACACTTCACTCTCATATTATCCAAAAATGATAAATTACGAAACGCACCGACTTATCAATTTCAAAATTGCAACTGGTTTGGAATTTTAAAACAGCAATCTAAAATTAAATTCAGGTTTCATGCTACAGGTGGTGACATTTTACAATTAGTTGCTTCCTTGCTTGTGGTTTGACAGTTCAAATAGACCACAGGATTTGTTTACTGAAAGTCTTTGTTATTGGTAACATTCAGAACTAGGTTATTTTGTAGGCGGAAGGTGGTTTTTCCATGGGTGCTCATATTGAAAATAAGTACAGTAATGCTAAAAATTAGTGCCATACTGGCACCAGAATATTTGCAGAAATTCAGAGGAAGGCCCCTTTTGTTATGGGATCAGTAGAGCTATAATCGAGCCCGATTTCTTGCTATACCTGCTATCTGCTATTTTGGAACTTATGAGTTCAGATActgtaaaatcactttaaaatcttcTACTTCTAACAAGCTGGcaatattaattaaaacatttaatattCTATTACCATAGTAGGTATCAAAAAAGTATCGATTTCATCCTTCGGTATCGAGGGTATAGAGGTATCGATAACCCATCTCTAAAAGTAACACACCAGTTGGGATTTTAAGCTTGACATGGGTGCTttagaccagtggtattcaaacgtttTGGTTGGCGTAACCCccaaatccaattgttttacctttgtaccccagaagtacgagtatattgcgattaggcctataccagaaataacaaatgattgttgctggatgcctaataataataataataataataataataataataataataataataataataatttcgtgtggctatttctatccgagtgcagtccttgtaagacacaccctccgatgaggatgggcggcatctgccatgggt
The Anabrus simplex isolate iqAnaSimp1 chromosome 3, ASM4041472v1, whole genome shotgun sequence genome window above contains:
- the LOC137498943 gene encoding uncharacterized protein — translated: MNQLLVEDIKKRWRGLRDTFRKELKKYNDKRSGSGGDTINEPKWPFFNQLCFLSDTIRPRNMSSSVPDVSEDTGSNEVDAEGTEFETDSTAALFTPHSVENIAGPSQNNDDDDDDVQQVHKQRNKPFKSPLKRGKKRINYDDKLLEIETKKLSYFEQSSKLKQDSDYQFLVSLLPSLQDVPPERKLHVRMKLMNVLVEEQEERNRSVVAMRNISPVSSESSVGSNSAAMYFSHYCP